The Anolis carolinensis isolate JA03-04 chromosome 2, rAnoCar3.1.pri, whole genome shotgun sequence genome has a window encoding:
- the LOC134296855 gene encoding zinc finger protein 239-like has product MASPLPPYPRSQTREKLHQCVECGKQFDRKGYLTRHERTHTGEKPYKCMECGGSFSQSGSLRSHQRTHTGEKPYKCMECGGSFSRSGHLHSHQRTHTGEKPYKCMECGGSFSQSGSLRSHQRKHTGEKPYQCKECGESFSHSAGLRNHQKTHTGEKPHKCMECGKSFSQSGSLHSHQRTHTGEKPYKCMECGKSFSQSSSLRSHQKTHTGEKPYKCIECGRSFSRSDTLRFHQRKHTGETPYKCMECGKSFCRSARLHNHQKTHTGEKPHKCMECGKSFRWSGSLRSHQRKHTGEKPYKCIECGESFRWSGSLRSHQRKHTGEQPHKCMECGKSFSRSGSLRSHQRTLMGEKPHKCTECGKSFREH; this is encoded by the coding sequence atggcaagtcctctacctcccTATCCTAGATCACAAACACgggagaagttacatcagtgtgtggaatgtggaaaacaATTTGATAGGAAAGGTTATCTTACTAGACATgaacggacccacacaggggagaagccttataaatgcatggaatgtggaggaagcttcagtcagagtggcagtctacgttcccatcaaaggacccacacaggggagaagccctataaatgcatggaatgtggaggaagcttcagtcggagtggacatctacattcccatcaaaggacccacacaggggagaagccatataaatgcatggaatgtggaggaagcttcagtcagagtggcagtctacgttcccatcaaaggaagcacacaggggagaagccatatcaatgcaaAGAATgcggagaaagcttcagtcacagtgcagGTCTGCGTaaccatcaaaagacccacacaggggagaagccacacaaatgcatggaatgtggaaagagcttcagtcagagtggcagtctacattctcatcaaaggacccacacaggggagaagccatataaatgcatggaatgtggaaagagcttcagtcagagtagcagtctgcgttcccatcaaaagacccacacaggggagaagccatataaatgcatagaatgtggaagaaGCTTCAGTCGCAGTGACACTCTACGtttccatcaaaggaagcacacaggggagacgccatataaatgcatggaatgtggaaagagcttctgtcGGAGTGCAAGACTGCATaaccatcaaaagacccacacaggggagaagccacacaaatgcatggaatgtggaaagagcttccgttggagtggcagtctacgttcccatcaaaggaagcacacaggggagaagccatataaatgcatagaatgtggagaaagcttccgtTGGAGTggcagcctacgttcccatcaaaggaagcacacaggggagcagccacacaaatgcatggaatgtggaaagagcttcagtcggagtggcagtctacgttcccatcaaaggaccctcatgggggagaagccacataaatgcacggaatgtggaaagagctttagggAACATTAG